In Atopobium sp. oral taxon 416, the genomic stretch GCACGCTCGCCCATGCTGCGCGGCGAAGGGAAGGGCCCTTCTGCCGGCAGGAAGCGCGGCTGAAGGGACCCATAGCACCATATCGGGGATCGAAAAACCAAAGCCCGGAATTATAACATATCCGCAGGCAGATAGGCATCTATGTGGGTATGGGCACTGCATGGTTCGAGACATTTTGAGCCGGCGGCATACAGCGTGTGGCTCCACTGGCCTCATCGAGCCGAATTAATCATCGTTTCCCTAGGAGGCCATTCTCTCACCGTACCTAGAAATGGTCAATATTGAGAATTATATTCCCAATTTCACCCATTCCCACTCTATCGTTGCATGGCTCGTTTTCATGTAGTCAGCGAGGCTGATGAACTGGGATTCCCTCTACTCTCCTATCGCGAATACCGCGTAGTCGCCTTGTAGTCAGCACTGACTACCTGCTCTGTAGTCACTTGGGAAGAGTATTTTCACCCGACCGAAGAGTGACATGCCTGAACTGCGGAAACGCAGTTCGGTTGCGCAAAACTGACTACATGAGCGGGAACGGCGTCGGCGGAGTGGAGCGCATGCTGACCCAAGAGTGACGATTCACGAGTGAAGAGTGACAGCGTTGAGCTGGGGAAATGCGAATCTGATCCCAACAGATGACTACGTACCTATTGTTCAGAATCGGATTTTTGCAGCAACGAATGGATGGGTCTCAAATTCGTACACCCCGTCGCAATAAACCCTCGCCAATCGCATATGCTCCTCAGAGACCGACCTTTCTCCCAATCGTGCGGACAGCGTTCATGGCGTCCGCTACCGAGACGTCGGCAGTATACGGGTTCAATCGCGTATACGCGCTCCATATGCGAGCTATCTCGTCAGAGTCTTCTATCTCCCGACTTACAAGCTCATAGTGCCTCATTAAATCAGAGGAGCCGCGATGCTCCGATGTCCGCCGAACTGCCTCTCGCAATGTCTTCCAGTCAATTGACCTCCCATATAATTTCATGAGCGTAGCGAGGTCATATAAATCTCGGGCACGCGTGGTAGCAGTGCCGCGCTTCACTACCGCCTCAAACTTCTCTGCCATGCACGTTTCGAGCGGATAGGACAGCAAGTGAATTGATCCCTCCCCGAACAGAGTGGGAAAATCGTACTCAACCTCGCCAGGAGTGATAGCATCGCCCGTCGTGACGTCAACTTTCAATGGCGTCTTCATGCGGCCGAACTGGGTAACCAGATGCACACGCAGTCCGCCGTAGTCATCATCCTCACGAATCGGCTCTACGCGCCCGAATGTAAAAATAATCCCATCCTCCAGATTGACTGAGCAAATCTCCTGCATAGCAGCCGAAATTGTCTCTTCGCTCACCGTCAAAACTCTTACCGTTGCATCTAGGTCCATGGTGGTACGCTGCGCCGCTCCCATCATCGAGGAGAGAAGCAGCCCTCTCTTGATGACGAAGCGCTCGCGGTACTGCGTCCTCTCTAGCCTCATAAGAAGATGCTCGAAAAAGTAGCGTTGCATGACCTCCTGAGCAGAGAGGCCGTGCTCCTTTGCCAGCGCCTTCGCCTTTCCTCTCAGGCTTGCATCGTTGCTGATTGTCACGACAACACCTCCAAATACGTCTGAAGCTCTGCGGTTACGCCCGTCGCCTTCGCATAGCGCATCAGCCGAGGCAGGTCTTTCTCAGAAGAATCAAAGTACGCATTCATGGCCTGCCTGAGGAGCTGGATGTCTGCCTCACCGCGTTTGCGCGCTAGTATAAGGTCACAGATGCTGCGCTCGCGGTCGTGAAGCAACAGCGACGTGCCTGTGGGGGATGTGCCTTGCACTACTCCCAGGCCGTAGAGCTCCTTACTCTCATGCATGACGAGGCAATCGGGGAACTCCCCCACTATGCCACCCTCTTTGTAGCCGCGAGGGAGCGAGACCTCGTACACACTGGGCACGATATCGGTCATGTCGTGAAGGTAAAGCGAGCTACTACTACGAAAGACTGCTTTTGGCCACCGCAGAGAAATGACGGCGAAATCGTCCAACGGCGTGTCCGCGAGCGCGAAGACCCCGCGGCTTTCCTTGACCGCTATGCCCTGGGAGACGAGCAGCTGCAACATGCTCGATGAGAATCCCGCGTGCCGTGCCTGTTTTGTAGTGATGCGACCGGCGTTTCTGTGCATGAGTTCTATAAGGTCGTTCTTCTTCGTATCCCCTCCGTTGGTAAGACATACATTTATATTAACTGAAATTACGTATATATTACCATATCCTCACGATGACTTAATCCAGAAAAGGGTACTAGTTGTAAGACGGCGCAACTCGATGGTAGCGTGAGACTAGACGATATAGGCTAATTCCCTATCAAGCCCAATTTGCATAGCTGTGCTGCCCGCATACCCTGCTAGCTGGTCTTTTTCGCATAGAAGTCCCTGTATCTGAGCGCTTTTCGGCAGCGCATGGCGCGGTCCAGCACCCATGCCACCTTCTCGTCCATGTTATCGCCGATGTTGCGGGAGACCCACCAAAGGTCGAGCCATCCCTAAATGTCTGCGGCCCTAAATCCGCTGTGGGACCTCAGGAGACTCTTTAGCAGGTTGCATTCCTGGTTGACCATGTCCAGGCAATTGTCCCTGTCAGGGAGCGTGTAGCACTTCTTCGCGTCGTATGCCTTACTCTCGAGATTCAGGCGCTTTGCGAGGACGGCGTGCGACTTCTCCTTGTCGAGCATGTGCTCGGATCTCCGCTCAATATGGCCTTTGAAGGCATCCCCATGTCCTCTTTCGGCCCGTCTTGCCGAGCCCTTCGTCCAGGCAGAGCGATGTCTCGTGGACGTCCACGGCGACGCCGATGCAGACCTTGTTCCTTGAGAGGCCCCACATCGTACTGCCATCAGCATTGCGCATGTGGTCTTCTGGGTCGAGCGGCCACTACGTCTCGTCGAGCCATATCCTCTCGAAGAGAGAGTGGCGCCCTCCTGGCAGGGCGCGATTACGCCGAAGAGCTTCGCCGTCCACTACGCAGGGGTCTCAAAGGAGCGCTGGTGGCCCCAGGCTCATGCCGCCTCGCTCTTACTGCTTAAGGATCTTCGACAGGAACATGGCCCATTTCAAGACGGGGAAGATGCCTCGAGTCGAAGAGCGTGCCGGTCGCAGACGTGAATGTCCTTCTGCAGTTGAGGTAGCGCTATCTCTGGACGCCGTTGCGGTCGTGCCCGTCGCGCTTGAAGCGCGCCGATCCTCACCATAGGCAGGCCTTTGGCGTATATGCATCGAAGAGGCCGGCCTCGCCGTCCCGGGACAGGGAAGGATGGAGCTCGGCATATGCCGCCCTGCGCGTCTTTTCTGCGAGCCTCGAGGCGCTAGCCTTGGAGCTGTCGGCGTATGTCATGTGGTAGTCCCCCATCGTCGCGGTAGGCCGTGCCGCCAAGGGACTACCACATCGTAAGGGCGCAACGCCCCGCCGGGAAGATCTTGCGGGTGTGTTTCGCCGTCAACTATATCCCAACAGGCACCCTGCAAAGAGCCTGTCGAGCACAGCTATGCAAATTGGGCTTGATTCCCTATTTCCACTCGCAAGTCAATCCGATACCTTGCTAGCACGGTGTTCACTTATTGATTCCAAGCTTCTAACGTTGCTCATACCGTCATGAAACATCGTGCTAACTGCGCATCATCTCGACTTTACAGAAGCAGGAAAGGAAATTCGGGAAAGCGAAGAAGCTCTACCTTGGCTGCCAGGTTACCCAAATAACTCATCCTTCCATCCTCATTGTCAAACTCGCTGTTAGACCATGATTGACCTGACGCCCCTGTCCTTCCAATAGCTCCAGAAGGGTTGCTCTATGTCTATGAGCGCACGCCTGGTATGGACATACCTGCCTCCTGCAAGCTTGCCTGAGAGCATATCCTTCTTCTCCCGCTCAGAATGCCTTACCTGCTCTATCCACAGAAAGCAGGCAAGACAAGTGCCCCAGCCACTTCGTAGAAGACCCCATGGAAGAAAAGCAGGAACTCGCGCAGCCTTCGCTGCATCGCATTGACGAGGCTAAGCTCGCCGTGTGCTTGAAGACCCCAAGCGAGGAGAGCCACGCGCATATCCTGTATGGTCGTCGCTGGCGACCCATAAGCTGTCGACGATACCTGAAAGGGCATCTGTGAGCTTCCCGTCCTCGGGCCTGTCCCTGCCGCAGAGGATGGCATATTCGTCTCTTAAGTCACTCGCGCAGCACTCCATGCAGACCTTCTTGTTCTATATGCCACAGCAATGCACAACATGGCCGTGCGTGTGCACCTTTCTCAGCATCTGGATGTTGGGCCTTGCCCTGTTGCCTGTAAGCGACTCGCCGATGTAGATCCCAATCTTTTGGCAGGAGACGGTGGGTCCATACCTGAAGGCGCCAAGAGCGGCCTGCAGCAGCTCGAAGAGCCTCATGCGCATGGAACCACAATGTCCTTAAGGCTCACAGGGCAGCTTTCCGTAAGCTCCCTTAAGGGACATGCCTGCAAGCGTGCCCTTTGCATATGCGGCCCATGTGGCGGCCGTGGGCTTGGACATAACCAGGACAGATCTTGTCTTTACAAAGAAGGTCTTGCCTCACGAGCAACACTTCCATCTCTTAAGGCCACACGCGTCGTGGCCCTTGCAATAGAAACTGAGCGATTTGCACCTCGGGCACCTCTTGGGTGCTCCCGCAAGGGCAGAGCCTGCCATCTTCTTGGCTATGAGCGCCTTCAGCCTCTCTAAGAGCTCGCGTTTCTCGGCGATCCCCATCTTTTTGATCTGCTGCAGTATCATTGGATCCATCCGGGCCCTTTGACCCTCGATGTTTTTGTCTGACGACATACATTGTAGGCAAAGACCCGGACACTTTTGGGCCCTTCTTAGGTCAATTATGGTCTAACAGCGAGTTGTCAAAAACGGATGGCCGCACGGCAATTATCGGACATAAGCGGACAGACATCGTTTGTACGTTTTTTTGGCTGGGCAGATTGTCAAGCTGAGTGCAACATCTCCCTAAAGACCTCGTTGGCTGTCCTGTATTTCAGGACCTTCCTCGCCCTGTTGTTGATCAGCTCCACCGCATGCTGCACCTCCTCGTTTGTGACCTTGCTGAAGTCTGTGCCCTTAGGGGAAGAACTTGCGCAGGAGCCCGTTGGTGTTCTTAACTGTTAGCTTCTGCCATAGATGGTGGGGGTCGCAAAAGTAGAACTGCACGCCTCAAAGGGCATCTGTGACATCTGTATGCCCTGTGAGCTGCTTGCCCCTATCCGGAAGTGAGTGTCTTAAGGGGACGTCCCTGCAGCAGCCCGAAGGCGGCCTTAGAGACGCTTCCGCTGTCGTGCTGGCTCTCTTCGCGGCAAGCAGCCTCACTGCCCTGTCGGCAAGCACGAGCAGGCATACGGGTCCTGCTCCGACGACCGTGTCGTTTCCCCACTCTCCGAGACGAGACCTCTCATCGGC encodes the following:
- a CDS encoding nucleotidyl transferase AbiEii/AbiGii toxin family protein, which codes for MTISNDASLRGKAKALAKEHGLSAQEVMQRYFFEHLLMRLERTQYRERFVIKRGLLLSSMMGAAQRTTMDLDATVRVLTVSEETISAAMQEICSVNLEDGIIFTFGRVEPIREDDDYGGLRVHLVTQFGRMKTPLKVDVTTGDAITPGEVEYDFPTLFGEGSIHLLSYPLETCMAEKFEAVVKRGTATTRARDLYDLATLMKLYGRSIDWKTLREAVRRTSEHRGSSDLMRHYELVSREIEDSDEIARIWSAYTRLNPYTADVSVADAMNAVRTIGRKVGL
- a CDS encoding abortive phage infection protein, with the translated sequence MHRNAGRITTKQARHAGFSSSMLQLLVSQGIAVKESRGVFALADTPLDDFAVISLRWPKAVFRSSSSLYLHDMTDIVPSVYEVSLPRGYKEGGIVGEFPDCLVMHESKELYGLGVVQGTSPTGTSLLLHDRERSICDLILARKRGEADIQLLRQAMNAYFDSSEKDLPRLMRYAKATGVTAELQTYLEVLS